In one window of Zingiber officinale cultivar Zhangliang chromosome 11A, Zo_v1.1, whole genome shotgun sequence DNA:
- the LOC122031595 gene encoding putative disease resistance protein RGA1: MEGAAALAVGGWLAQPVIKMLVDSVWTSSLRGKLYGLQDNDLQKLQRSLLNIHTIVDKAAMRWSRDARLVEMMKQLQDAAYDAEDFLDELRFHGMKQKIKEEASHKVLTQFSRAIRNAKTKLFSDSVKRLNKIQKTLDDIYADMKEMCQSLQVDASDGQYQSDLASATRETSSFLISKVFGREEEQKRIIEQLLRSTDESASASDNGSSFSVIPLVGIGGVGKTTLAQLVYKDEEIQNHFALKIWICVSENFNVQRLTKEMIESVTETEHASQMKLDVLQNILKREIASKMILLVLDDVWNEDKEEWRKLCAPFMYAAAGSKVIVTTRSKSIADKIGTVEAIVLGSLDEISYWELFKQCAFGSSKPEEHPELADIGRSIALKLKGLPLAAKTVGNLLGSNMNPRHWRSIMKSEIWELQQNKNDIIPVLQLSYQYLNPPLKRCFAFCSLFQKNYMFSEIELTRMWMAEGFVVAQGNQRMEDVASKYFHELVNMSLFQQEATFGRHYYVMHDLIHDLTQLVSVDETSRMDNGKSNKISTTLRHLAVETKLVETKDLRSRFKKLHSLFCQHLKSPSVNFIEKLRSIRVLVLCDCGLQMLPTSVGELVHLRYLDISYNKIKKLPESLCELYNLQTLEASCNSLISLPEDISQLINLRHLDVENEIVVKIKMIGRLTSLQELSELQVRKEVGFMITELSGLQQLHGKLKITNLENVGSKEEAEKAQMKYKEYLDALELEWGFDPELENKLVAVEEVLEGLQPHESLKRLDIRRYCGARSPSWMKKEELSDLERLELSYCESWKDISCTALLPHLKVFNIEGMWFLKSCFEVCGSRESKLFPMLEELQMWNMNASEELPNLGRFPCLRVVRMIEIKSLKHIDFTASGAIENSLFPMLEELELRDMHALEDISTLGHFPHLRILLMIGMPLLRDIDFAASGAIENSLFPMLEELELMHMDVLEEFSYLGHFPRLRILRMIGMQLLRHIGFASVHATENDLFPVLEVLELMDLPVLEELPYFGSLACLKSLCMCGMSMLKHIDFSFYGATENVLLPRVETLVLRDLEALEELPSNLGRLPCLKLLDIVNISAVKQIDHGFFSTEAISKCFLSLESFSISNMPACEGWCWIDGSELFPSLQRLVIYGCPKLERLPPLPPSLTHLTLEEVGLTELSNGSGGNQTTSSLSDLRISECNNLTSLEEGLLSQNLSNIEVIHIETCNELMRMPLKRFENFTSLKELWIRACPKLSLTLEEEAALLPPSIKILKLDDCGDLDKLLLGNLYNLTSLTEFEIANCRHVQSLPRGLFLCLSRLERLTITDCHELRLVEGLEGSRSLWRLVIRRCPNLSSNPVEQGGEGFLHQLRSYEID, translated from the coding sequence ATGGAGGGTGCAGCAGCACTGGCAGTCGGAGGATGGCTAGCGCAGCCTGTCATCAAGATGCTTGTCGACAGTGTGTGGACATCGTCGCTGAGAGGAAAGCTGTACGGGCTTCAGGACAATGACCTGCAAAAGCTACAAAGATCGCTGCTTAACATCCACACGATCGTCGACAAGGCAGCGATGAGATGGAGCAGGGACGCAAGGTTAGTCGAGATGATGAAGCAACTCCAAGATGCCGCTTACGACGCCGAAGACTTCCTCGATGAACTGAGGTTTCATGGCATGAAGCAAAAGATTAAAGAAGAGGCAAGTCACAAGGTTCTTACACAATTTTCTAGAGCTATTAGGAACGCCAAAACTAAATTGTTCAGTGACTCTGTCAAAAGACTGAACAAGATTCAGAAAACGTTGGATGATATTTATGCTGACATGAAGGAAATGTGCCAATCATTACAAGTGGATGCATCTGATGGGCAATATCAATCTGATTTGGCGTCGGCCACACGAGAAACAAGCTCTTTCTTGATCAGCAAAGTGTTTGGCAGAGAGGAAGAGCAAAAGAGAATAATAGAGCAATTACTAAGATCAACAGACGAGTCAGCATCCGCAAGTGACAACGGCAGTAGCTTCTCGGTCATACCTCTTGTCGGAATAGGAGGTGTTGGGAAGACTACTCTGGCTCAGCTTGTTTACAAAGACGAAGAGATTCAGAACCATTTCGCCCTCAAGATTTGGATTTGTGTGTCCGAGAATTTTAATGTGCAAAGACTCACCAAGGAGATGATCGAGTCTGTAACCGAGACTGAACATGCTTCACAAATGAAGTTAGATGTTCTCCAAAACATTCTAAAAAGGGAAATTGCATCTAAGATGATTCTGTTAGTCCTCGACGATGTCTGGAATGAAGACAAGGAGGAGTGGAGAAAATTGTGTGCGCCATTCATGTATGCTGCTGCAGGAAGCAAGGTCATAGTGACAACTCGGAGCAAGAGCATTGCTGACaaaattggtacagtggaggcgATTGTTCTTGGCAGTTTAGATGAAATATCTTATTGGGAGCTGTTCAAGCAATGCGCATTTGGTTCTTCCAAACCTGAGGAGCACCCAGAACTTGCGGACATCGGGAGAAGTATAGCTTTGAAGTTGAAGGGCTTGCCACTAGCAGCAAAAACAGTGGGAAACTTATTAGGATCCAACATGAACCCACGCCACTGGAGAAGTATAATGAAGAGCGAGATATGGGAATTGCAACAGAATAAAAATGATATTATTCCAGTCCTACAACTGAGCTATCAATATCTTAATCCACCTCTCAAGCGGTGTTTTGCCTTCTGTTCTCTCTTTCAAAAGAATTACATGTTTTCTGAAATTGAATTAACAAGAATGTGGATGGCCGAAGGGTTCGTTGTAGCTCAAGGAAATCAGAGGATGGAAGACGTAGCAAGTAAGTACTTTCATGAGTTGGTCAACATGTCTTTGTTTCAACAAGAAGCAACATTTGGGAGGCATTATTACGTGATGCATGACCTCATACATGATCTAACACAGTTGGTTTCTGTGGACGAAACAAGTAGGATGGATAATGGCAAGTCCAATAAGATATCAACTACCCTCCGTCATCTAGCAGTTGAAACAAAGTTAGTAGAGACAAAAGATTTGAGGTCTAGATTCAAGAAATTGCATTCTCTATTCTGCCAACATCTTAAGTCACCATCCGTTAACTTTATTGAAAAATTAAGAAGCATTCGTGTATTGGTTTTGTGTGATTGTGGCTTGCAGATGCTGCCTACGAGTGTTGGTGAATTGGTACATCTCCGGTACTTGGACATTtcttacaataaaataaaaaaattgcctGAATCACTGTGTGAACTCTACAATTTGCAAACACTGGAAGCAAGCTGCAACTCACTAATCTCTCTTCCAGAAGATATAAGTCAGCTGATTAACTTGAGGCATCTTGATGTTGAAAATGAAATAGTTGTAAAGATAAAAATGATAGGGAGGCTAACCTCTCTGCAAGAATTGTCTGAACTCCAAGTGCGAAAGGAAGTTGGATTCATGATCACAGAGCTAAGTGGTTTGCAGCAGcttcatggaaaactcaaaattaCTAATTTGGAGAATGTTGGAAGTAAAGAAGAGGCTGAAAAGGCTCAAATGAAGTACAAAGAGTACCTTGATGCTCTAGAGTTGGAATGGGGATTTGATCCCGAGTTGGAGAACAAGTTAGTTGCCGTGGAGGAGGTACTTGAAGGACTCCAACCACATGAGTCACTAAAACGATTAGATATCAGGAGGTATTGTGGTGCCAGATCACCCAGCTGGATGAAAAAGGAGGAGTTATCCGACTTGGAAAGACTTGAGTTGAGTTACTGTGAGAGTTGGAAAGATATTTCCTGCACTGCATTGCTGCCGCACCTCAAGGTCTTCAACATAGAGGGCATGTGGTTCTTGAAATCATGTTTTGAGGTATGTGGCTCTAGAGAGAGCAAACTATTTCCTATGCTAGAAGAGCTACAGATGTGGAACATGAATGCATCGGAAGAATTACCCAATCTTGGACGATTTCCTTGTCTGAGGGTTGTTCGAATGATAGAAATAAAATCATTGAAACACATAGATTTTACGGCATCCGGTGCCATAGAAAATTCCTTGTTTCCTATGCTAGAAGAGTTGGAGTTGAGAGACATGCATGCGTTGGAAGATATCTCCACTCTAGGGCATTTTCCACATCTCAGGATTCTTCTCATGATAGGAATGCCGTTGTTGAGAGACATTGATTTTGCAGCATCCGGTGCCATAGAAAATTCCTTGTTTCCTATGCTAGAAGAGTTGGAGTTGATGCACATGGATGTGCTGGAAGAGTTCTCTTATTTAGGACATTTTCCACGTCTCAGGATTCTTCGCATGATAGGAATGCAGTTGTTGAGACACATTGGTTTTGCATCAGTTCATGCCACAGAAAATGATTTGTTCCCTGTGCTAGAAGTGCTGGAACTGATGGACTTGCCAGTTTTAGAGGAGCTCCCTTATTTTGGTTCACTTGCATGTCTCAAGTCTCTATGCATGTGCGGGATGTCTATGTTAAAACATATTGATTTTTCTTTCTATGGTGCTACAGAAAATGTACTACTTCCAAGGGTAGAGACGCTAGTACTGCGTGACCTGGAGGCACTTGAGGAGCTTCCTAGTAATCTTGGACGACTTCCATGTCTTAAGCTTCTTGACATTGTAAATATATCTGCAGTAAAACAGATAGATCATGGGTTCTTTAGCACTGAAGCTATATCCAAGTGTTTTCTTAGCTTGGAAAGTTTCTCGATCAGCAACATGCCGGCATGTGAAGGGTGGTGTTGGATTGACGGCAGCGAGCTATTTCCAAGCTTACAAAGACTTGTAATCTATGGATGCCCTAAGCTCGAGAGGTTACCTCCTCTCCCACCTTCACTTACACATTTAACACTAGAAGAAGTTGGGTTAACAGAGCTATCAAATGGAAGCGGAGGCAATCAAACGACATCATCTCTCTCAGACTTACGAATCAGTGAGTGCAACAATTTGACAAGCTTAGAAGAAGGGTTGTTGTCGCAGAATCTATCAAATATCGAAGTCATTCATATAGAAACATGTAATGAACTCATGCGGATGCCTCTCAAGAGATTTGAAAACTTCACTTCGCTCAAGGAATTATGGATAAGAGCTTGCCCCAAGCTTAGCCTGACACTAGAAGAGGAAGCCGCCCTCCTTCCTCcatcaatcaaaattttaaaattggacGACTGTGGTGATCTTGACAAATTGTTGCTTGGCAACCTCTACAATTTGACCTCACTCACTGAATTTGAAATTGCCAACTGCCGCCACGTACAATCTCTTCCAAGAGGACTTTTTCTCTGCTTGAGCCGGCTTGAGCGTTTAACTATTACCGATTGCCATGAGTTGAGACTAGTAGAGGGGTTGGAAGGTTCAAGGTCTCTCTGGCGGTTGGTGATCAGAAGATGTCCCAATCTTTCATCTAATCCAGTTGAGCAAGGAGGGGAAGGCTTTTTGCACCAACTTCGTTCTTATGAGATTGATTGA